The region AGTAAAATTAGGTTCGAAAATCCTTTCATACATGTTTTCAGGAATTCCAACTCCATTATCCTGAACCGAGATCATTACTCTTCTCTGGTGCTGTTCAACATCAACGTTAATAATCAACTTTCTCTCATCACTTTGCGCCTGCTTGGCATTGGTAACAAGATTGGTAATAATCCTTGAAAGATAAATCCTGTCCATACTGATCATGATGTTATTTTTATTTGTGTGCATAAAAATACTGTCATCATTAAATACTCTAAGAATATCTTCAACTTCTTTATTCAGATTAATAACCTCATTATTCTTCTCCGGAAGCTTGGCAAACTCAGAAAACGCAGACGCAACAGTAGCAATCAGATCAATCTGATCAACCACAGTTTTACTCATTTGCTTCACCCGTTCTCTTATATTAGGATCTTCCGGGTCAAATTTTCTTTCAAAGTTCTGGATAGTTAACTTCATTGGAGTTAACGGATTTTTCACCTCATGAGCAACTTGCTTTGCCATTTCTCTCCAGGCTTCTTCAGATGCTTTAAAACGTAATCTTTCCTTCTGATCCTGAATCTGAAGAATCATCCTGTTATAAGCTCTTGCCAAAGCATTCAATTCATCATTTTTATAGTATCTGATCGGCTGCATTTCATTTTCAAACAAAGTAATACGGGTAATCATATCCGAAAACTTCGTAATGTTTTTAGCCAGGCTGTTCGAAGTCACCCAACTTATCCAAATACTAAAAAGAATAAGAAATATATCTACCAACAGGATGTACTTAACATACTCATGAAGCACTTCCAAATCAGCAGATTCATTATGGTATAAAGGAATATATACAATTGCAATAGGCTCAAGTTCATTATTTTTCAACAATAAATAAGAGGAGGTAAGAGCTGCATCAACGGAAGGGTCATAACTTTTAATATCAACTCTGGCATCAGTAGCCAAAATCTTATTTACAATATGCAACGGCACTCTTTTTTGCTCAACAAGACTTACGTCCTTATTGGAAAGCAGATAATTCCCTTTTAAATCATAAAGAATAATATCATGCTGATTAATATCCGCAATTTCAAAAATTTTATTTTCCAGAACAGTCGGAAGATCTGCCGTTTCAATACGCGCTCTACTCACAGCATAATCCAAATACCTCATTACGGCATTTGTTTTATCCTGCATATCGATACGGCTTTGCTGCAAAGAATTATTCCTCAGCACAAAATAAGGTACCAAGGACGAAGCAACAACACTTAAAAGACATACCAGCAAGAATCCGAAAAAAACACGGTTTCTCAGGCTATATCCTCTATATTTACTAGACGCCATGCTGTTTGTTTATTAACCTGGCAATGTATTTACCTATGATATCAAATTCTAAATTAACTTTATCTCCTGCTTTCAGATGCTGCATATTTGTAAATTCCCAAGTATAAGGAATAATAGCAACAGAAAACTGCGCGTCTTCACTTTTTGCAACGGTTAAACTAATTCCGTTCACCGTGATAGAACCTTGTGGCACTGTTACAAAACTTCCGTTATCTTCATATTTAATGGTGATAAAATAACTTCCGTCTTTATTTTCGATACTTACTACTTCTCCCGTCTTATCTACGTGACCCTGAACAATATGACCATCCAATCTTCCATCCATTTTCATGCAACGTTCCAGATTTACCACACTTCCTACCTCCCATTTCCCAAGATTGGTTTTTTCCAATGTTTCATTGATGGCAGTCACCACATATTGATCCCCTTCAATTTTTACAACCGTCAAACAACACCCGTTATGAGCAAGACTCTGATCTATTTTTAATTCATTCGTAAAAGGACAGGTAAGCGTAAAATCTATATTACTTCCGTTTTCTTCAATTTTCTCAATAACACCTACTGCTTCAATTATTCCTGTGAACATATTATTTTTTGCTAAATTTGTAAAATTATAATCTTCAAAGATAATCAAAATGAGCCCAAAAAACCATAAAGTACGAGTAGGAATTTCAATTGGCGATTTCAATGGCATCGGCCCGGAAATCATTATGAAGTCTCTGAAAGACAAAACCATTACAGATTTTTTCACTCCTGTAATTTTTGGTTCGGGAAAATTATTCACCTATCAGAAAAATATTTTTAAATTAAATTTAAATTTCAACTACATCAATGAAGCTTCACAAGCACATGCAGGAAAACTGAATATGGTAAACCTTGTGAAAGACAACGTGAATGTAGAACTGGGAGTTCCTACAGAAGAATCCACCAAAATGGCCATCGACTCTTTGGAAGCTGCCACAGAAGCATTGATCAAAGGAGAGATTGACGTTCTGGTAACCGCTCCAATCAACAAAGACGAAATGGTGAAAATGGGATTCAAGCATGCCGGTCACACCGGTTATTTTGAAGAAAAATTCAATAAAAAAGGATTGATGTTTCTGGTAACTGAAGATTTAAAAGTAGCGGTTTCAACACATCATATCCCCATTTCACAAGTGGCTGAAAACATTTCCAAAGAAAAGATAAAAAAGCAGATCAAAGCTTTGAATCAGACTTTAATTGAGGATTTTAATATTGCAAAGCCAAAAATTGCTGTTTTGGGACTAAATCCTCACGCAGGTGACGGTGGTGTGATAGGAAATGAAGAAATTGAAATTATTTCTCCGGCTATTAAAGAACTTTCAGATAACGGAATTTTAGCTTTTGGACCTTTTCCTGCTGACAGTTTTTTCCAACCAAATAAATACAAAGGATTTGATGCTGTTTTAGCAATGTATCACGACCAAGGTTTGGCTCCTTTTAAAACATTGGCCTATGAAGAAGGTGTAAATTATACTGCCGGACTTCCATTCATCAGAACATCTCCCGATCACGGAGTAGCGTATGATATTGCAGGAAAAAATCTGGCCGATGAACAGAGTTTTACAGAAGCAATCTTTACAGCTATTAAAATTTTTAAAAACAGAAGCGAATATAACGAACTTATGGCCAACCGTCTGCAACCAAGGAAAATGGCTATAGATAACGGAGTTGACGAAGACCTTCCAGAAGATATAGAAGGGTAAATCTTTGAAACAAATTTTAAATTAATTTGTTAGAAAAATTATTTGTTATTATAAAAAAAATGCATATTTTTGCACACTCATTTTATGGACAAGTTAAGAAACTACGACGTAAGCTTTTCCGGTTTAAAAACCGGTAAGCACGAGTTCAGGTTTGAGATAGATAAAGAGTTCTTTCAATTATTTGACACTGAACAGGATTTTACAAATCCTAAAATCACAGTAGATGTTTTATTAGACAAGCACTCTACTTTTTTAGAATTTGAGATCAAAGTAAGTGGGACGGTAGAATTGGTTTGTGATATCACCAACGAAAATTTTGATCATCCCATTGAAAATCAACTCAAGGTCCTGGTGAAATTTGGAGAAGAATATGATGACAGCGAAGAAGATGTTATTACGATTCCGACAAGTGATCACGCATTTAATATTGCACAACTGATCTACGAAAATGTAGCCCTTTCAATTCCAATGAAAAAGCTATCTCCTAATGTAACCGAAGAAGATCTTGCAATTTTAGACAAGTTCAGTCCAAAAGATATTGAAGAGGAAGAACATGAAAGCGATCCCAGATGGGACGCATTAAAAAATTTAAAGAATAAAAATTAAATAGTTTAATGATGGGATGATGAATCTCATCGCTCATCAATTAAAAAAGTTATTACAAAATGGCACATCCAAAGAGAAGACAGTCGTCTACAAGAAGAGATAAGAGAAGAACTCACTACAAAGCTGTAGTTCCTCAATTAGCAAAAGATGCAACAACAGGAGAGCTTCACCTATACCACAGAGCTCACTGGCATGAAGGAAAATTATACTACAGAGGAAAAGTAGTATTGGAAAAAGAAGTAGCAACTACTGAAGAAAACTAAGAGTCGATTTTCACTGAAAAACACTCGTTTTAATACAAAAACCGCCCAATTTTGATAAAATTTGGCGGTTTTTTGTTGTTTTTTATGTTTTTTTGGTATCTTTGAACCAAAATCAAATATCAAATTTATGGACATTAAAGACATACAAAATCTTATTAAGTTTGTATCTAAGGCAGAGGTTTCTGAAGTGAAATATAAAACTAAAGATTTCGAAATCACTATTAAAACTCCATTAGCTGGAAGCGAAGTTGCTTATGCTCAGCCTGCAGTTTACCACACTGCGCCTCAACAAGTAGCTGCTGCTCCTGCACCCGCTGTAACTCCGGCAGCTCCTGCACAAAGTACTGAAGCTGCATCAGACGACAGCAAATATGTAACCATCAAGTCTCCGATGATCGGAACTTTCTACAGAAAACCATCTCCTGATAAAGAGGTGTTCGTAAACGTTGGTGATGAAGTATCTAACGGAAAAGTAGTTTGCGTAATTGAAGCAATGAAGTTATTCAACCAAATTGAGTCTGAAGTAAGCGGAAAAATCGTTAAGATTTTAGTGGATGATGCTACTCCTGTAGAATACGACCAACCTTTATTCTTAGTAGATCCATCTTAATTTAGAAGTTAGATGTTAGACATTAGATGTTAGATTAAATTCTACATTAAAATAACATTATCTAATTTTCAAATTATCTAATTTTCAAATTGAAGAAGATGTTCAAAAAAATATTAATTGCCAATCGTGGCGAAATTGCAATGCGTATTTTACGTACTTGTAAAGAAATGGGAATCAAAACTGTTGCGGTTTATTCAACTGCTGATAAAGACAGCCTTCACGTAAGATTTGCTGATGAAGCAGTTTGCATCGGTCCTGCAATGAGTAAAGACTCCTATTTAAAAATCCCTAACATTATTGCTGCAGCTGAAATCACAAATGCTGACGCTATTCACCCAGGTTACGGATTTTTATCTGAAAATGCTAATTTCTCAAGAATCTGCCAGAAGAACGGTATCAAGTTCATCGGTGCTTCTCCTGAACAAATTGAAAAAATGGGAGATAAAGCCAATGCTAAAGCTACGATGAAAGCTGCAGGAGTACCATGTGTACCTGGTTCTGACGGTCTGATCGAATCTTACGAACACGCTGTAAAAGTAGCTGAAGAAACAGGATATCCTGTGATGATTAAAGCGACTGCAGGTGGTGGTGGAAAAGGGATGAGAGCTGTTTGGAAAGCTGAAGATCTTAAAGATCATTGGGAATCTGCGATTCAGGAAGCTGTGGCTGCATTCGGAAACGGAGGGATGTACATGGAAAAGCTGATTGAAGAACCAAGACATATCGAAATTCAGGTTGCTGGTGACCAATATGGTAAAGCTTGCCACCTTTCTGAAAGAGACTGTTCTGTTCAGAGAAGAAATCAGAAATTGACCGAAGAAACTCCTTCGCCGTTCATGACTGACGAACTTCGTGAAAGAATGGGGGAAGCTGCTGTAAAAGCTGCCGAATTCATCGGATATGAAGGAGTAGGAACTATTGAATTCCTGGTTGACAAGCACAGAAATTTCTATTTTATGGAAATGAACACCAGAATTCAGGTAGAACACCCTATTACTGAACAGGTTATTGATTATGACTTAATCAGAGAACAAATTCTTTTGGCTGCCGGAACTCCGATTTCCGGAATCAATTATTATCCAAAATTGCATTCAATTGAATGTAGAATTAATGCTGAAGATCCTTATGCGGATTTCAGACCATCTCCTGGTAAAATCACAGGATTAAATATTCCTGGAGGACACGGAGTAAGAGTTGACACCCATGTTTATGCGGGATATTCAATTCCTTCTAACTATGACTCAATGATTGCAAAATTGATCACGACGGCTCAAACTCGTGAAGAAGCGATTGCTAAAATGAGAAGAGCACTGGAAGAGTTCTATATTGAAGGAGTAAAAACTACTATTCCTTTCCATAGACAATTAATGGATAATGAAGATTATCTTGCAGGAAATTATACAACAAAATTCATGGAGGATTTTGTGATGGATAGAAAATATGAAAATCACTAAATAATTTATCATTCATATAAAAAGAAGGCGTCTAAAAAGGCGCCTTCTTTAGTTTTATACTATATACATTTCTAGTTATTTTTGTAGTTACAAAAGATAAAGTTGGTTATAGTATCAATCAAAACCAACATCTAAATGATGAAATCAACAGTAAAAGAAAAATTAGCAGAAACACTTCAAATTTCAATGGAACGTGTGACGGAATTTCTGGAAATTTGCTACATCGTGAATTACGATAAAAGCAAAATGATAGAACCTAGAAATGGAGTTTTTGATCGTTTGGGATTCATTTTGAACGGCGCTGTCAGGATTTATTACATCAATGAAAAAGGCGAAGATATCAGCTATCTTTTACAAGTTAATAATGATGTTATTGGCGATTATGCAAGCTATATCACTGGGAAAAAATCAATGGCTCATATACACACGCTTCTAAAAACAGAAGTTTTATATTTTGATAAAAAGGATATTGAAACCTTAGTTCGGAAAGATATTTTTTGGCTTGGAGTAGCAAAGCACATATCCGATTTGGCTTTTTTGGATGCAAAACAAAGACTGGACGAGTTATTTTTTTATACACCCGAAGAACGTTATCTCAATCTCTTGAAAAAGTCACCCGAAATTCTAAACAAAATTCCACAGAAATATATTTCGTCTTATTTAGGAATTACGCCGCAGTCTCTGAGCAGAATTCGAAAAAGAATTTACTGATTCCGAAATTAACTTAAGTGAACGTTTTTGACTTTTATGACCTTTAATTTTGCCTCGTAATATAAATGTAGTCCCAATGAAAATAGCAATTATCGGTGGCGGAATTGGCGGTTTAACAACAGCTTTAGCCCTACAAAAAAGTAACCTGGATATTACCATTTACGAAAGTGCACCCGAAGTAAAACCTGTTGGTGCCGGAATTATTATGGCCAATAATGCCATGCAGGTTTTTGATAAACTTGGCATCCGGCAAAAAATTGAACAAGCAGGGCACAAAATTTCAACTATTAAAATTACTGATCCACAGCTCAAAACCCTATCGGAGGTTCAACTGAATAAATTCGAACGTAAATATGGGGTACATAATATCGCTATTCATCGTGGCGATCTGCAAATGATTTTAGCTGAGAAAATTGGTTTTGAAAATATTAAACTTTCAAAACGCTTATCCAAAATTGAACAAGGAAACTGCGGCTACCAACTCACTTTTGAAGACGGAAGTATTGCCGATGCAGAAGCTGTTATTGGTGCAGATGGAATCAAATCGACAGTGAGGCATCAAATTTTAAACATTGGAAAACTAAGATCTGCCCAACAAAAATGCTGGCGTGGTGTGAGCGAATTCGACTGGACAACGAAATATAGTCATCAAGCCTATGAAGCATGGGGCAAAGGCAGACGCTTTGGTTTTGTAAGAATTAATGAACAAAAAGTGTATTGGTACGCTGTAGTTAACGAGAACCTGGTTAAAAACCCGGATAATTTTGAAGACCTTTTTGCCGAATTTAATCCTGAAGTTCCAAGAATGATTTCCGAAACGCCTAAAGAAAAAATATTTGTCAGTGACATTATCGATTTGGAACCAATCTTCCAATGGCAAAAAGATCGTGTTTGTCTGATTGGTGATGCTGCACATGCAACCACTCCTAATATGGGACAAGGTGCGTGTCAGGCAATTGAAGACGCCTATCTTCTCGGAAAGCTTTTTAATGAAGGAAAAAGCGTGGATGAGGTTTTTATACAATACGAAAAGCTACGCATGGAGAAAGCGCATTATATCGTTAATACAAGTTCAACTATTGGGAAAGTTTCTCATTATGAAAACAGACTGGCAATTTGGTTCCGTAATATGTTATTAAAAGCAACGCCCGGCTCTATCAACGAAAAACAGCTGGAAAAAGTGTTTGATATTTCGTACTAGAAGAAATGTATAATTGAATGATTGAATAAATCGTAAAACCTCAAAAATTACGTTTCTTTTCTTCCTCATGCCTGCATATATTCAGCAGTTACTTCGAACGTCTTAGTTGAGAAGATCTCCTATGACTTTTATCATAGTTAAAAATATCACTATTAAATGATTTAATAGTATTTTAGATGAAATTTAAAATAATGAAAAAGTTATTATTTCTCTCTTCCAGCGTCATGCTTATGGCTTTGGCTACATCATGCTCAGCAACAAATGATGATATTATTAATCAAGAAAACAACGAATCTTGGGAACATATCAAACTTCCAAACAACGAATCTTCTAAACCGCTTGGAGCATATAATGCTTTAGGATATGGATATAATGTATTGGGAGAGTACGCAAGTGAGAATTCAGTAGCATTACCAATCATTGATATTGAAAAATTTAAAACAGAGGAAAGCCAACGTCTCTCCGAAGAAAATATACTCTCTCAAGAATATAAAGAGGATTACGGAGAAGATGCTGCAGCCTTTTCAAAAACAATCTCAGGAAGAGTTTCAGCAACCGAAAAACTTAAAGTATTTGGGGAAACAATCCCCTTTTCCTCTGCGATTTTAAATAACAAAAAATATGACGCTGCCTATATCTATGGAAGTTATAATTTAATTATAAAACAAAAAAGATTTAGATTAAATGCCACTCCGGAACTTTTGAGTAATTATTTAACCGCAAACTTTGTTAAAGATCTTGAAGAAAAAACTCCAGAACAAATTATTAAAGATTACGGAACCCATGTAGCAGTTGACGTATATATAGGATCAGCATTGAACATGATTTTTCAGGCAAAAACAACAAATTCTAATCGTGAAAATGCGGCAAGAATTGGTGTCAAAAAATATATAACCGGCAACAGTAATGATATTGATGTCATAGAGGCAGCAAAGAATTACGAAAAGAAATTATACTACAAAACAAGAGGTGGCGACAAAACTTTAGCAATGGTAGGAATTTTCAATCTCGAAAAAATAACTCCATCCATCAATCATTCTAATTGGCAAAGTACCTCCACCAAAGAAAACTCAGTATTAGTAGATTTTGGCAACAATGGATTAATCGCGATATATGATTTAGTGAGAAATCCTGTAAAGAAAGCTGAATTAAAATCTTATACCGATCAATACCTCATAGATCATCAAGTAACAATAAATTAAATTGCTTATTCATTTAAAAACATCCGCCCAACGATTAAAGGCGGATTTTTTATGCATTTATAATATGCGAAAAAAGATATAAAAACCAAAACTCAATTATTCTTTACCAAATATTTTCCTGTGTTCAGAAATAAACCTTAACCCTTATACTGAATCTGGTTTAATTTCAAAATTATTTTACTAAAGCCGGATAATTTATAATATTTAACTTTGTCAAAAACCAAAATATATGTCAACAACAGCAGTAAAAAACTCACAGTATTTCATTGACCTTGAAAACCAATATGGAGCCCACAACTACCATCCTCTTCCAGTTGTTTTAGATAAAGGAGAAGGTGTTTTTGTTTGGGATGTGGAAGGCAAAAAATATTATGACTTTCTTTCAGCATACTCTGCTGTAAACCAAGGGCATTCTCATCCCAAAATCGTAAATGCTTTAGTTGAACAGGCACAAAAATTAGCTTTAACATCAAGAGCTTTTTACAATTCGAAATTAGGAGAATACGAACAAAAGATTACCACTCTATTTGGTTTTGATAAAGTTTTACCTATGAACTCCGGAGCTGAAGCAGTAGAAACTGCCGTAAAATTAGCAAGAAAATGGAGCTATGAGGTAAAAGGTATTTCAGAAAATGCTGCAAAGATCATTGTTTGTGAAAATAACTTCCATGGAAGAACTACAACAATCGTTTCTTTCTCGAATGATCCGGATGCGAATCAAAATTATGGTCCTTTTACTC is a window of Candidatus Chryseobacterium colombiense DNA encoding:
- the rpmF gene encoding 50S ribosomal protein L32, yielding MAHPKRRQSSTRRDKRRTHYKAVVPQLAKDATTGELHLYHRAHWHEGKLYYRGKVVLEKEVATTEEN
- a CDS encoding FAD-dependent monooxygenase, giving the protein MKIAIIGGGIGGLTTALALQKSNLDITIYESAPEVKPVGAGIIMANNAMQVFDKLGIRQKIEQAGHKISTIKITDPQLKTLSEVQLNKFERKYGVHNIAIHRGDLQMILAEKIGFENIKLSKRLSKIEQGNCGYQLTFEDGSIADAEAVIGADGIKSTVRHQILNIGKLRSAQQKCWRGVSEFDWTTKYSHQAYEAWGKGRRFGFVRINEQKVYWYAVVNENLVKNPDNFEDLFAEFNPEVPRMISETPKEKIFVSDIIDLEPIFQWQKDRVCLIGDAAHATTPNMGQGACQAIEDAYLLGKLFNEGKSVDEVFIQYEKLRMEKAHYIVNTSSTIGKVSHYENRLAIWFRNMLLKATPGSINEKQLEKVFDISY
- a CDS encoding Crp/Fnr family transcriptional regulator, with the protein product MMKSTVKEKLAETLQISMERVTEFLEICYIVNYDKSKMIEPRNGVFDRLGFILNGAVRIYYINEKGEDISYLLQVNNDVIGDYASYITGKKSMAHIHTLLKTEVLYFDKKDIETLVRKDIFWLGVAKHISDLAFLDAKQRLDELFFYTPEERYLNLLKKSPEILNKIPQKYISSYLGITPQSLSRIRKRIY
- the pdxA gene encoding 4-hydroxythreonine-4-phosphate dehydrogenase PdxA, with protein sequence MSPKNHKVRVGISIGDFNGIGPEIIMKSLKDKTITDFFTPVIFGSGKLFTYQKNIFKLNLNFNYINEASQAHAGKLNMVNLVKDNVNVELGVPTEESTKMAIDSLEAATEALIKGEIDVLVTAPINKDEMVKMGFKHAGHTGYFEEKFNKKGLMFLVTEDLKVAVSTHHIPISQVAENISKEKIKKQIKALNQTLIEDFNIAKPKIAVLGLNPHAGDGGVIGNEEIEIISPAIKELSDNGILAFGPFPADSFFQPNKYKGFDAVLAMYHDQGLAPFKTLAYEEGVNYTAGLPFIRTSPDHGVAYDIAGKNLADEQSFTEAIFTAIKIFKNRSEYNELMANRLQPRKMAIDNGVDEDLPEDIEG
- the accC gene encoding acetyl-CoA carboxylase biotin carboxylase subunit, yielding MFKKILIANRGEIAMRILRTCKEMGIKTVAVYSTADKDSLHVRFADEAVCIGPAMSKDSYLKIPNIIAAAEITNADAIHPGYGFLSENANFSRICQKNGIKFIGASPEQIEKMGDKANAKATMKAAGVPCVPGSDGLIESYEHAVKVAEETGYPVMIKATAGGGGKGMRAVWKAEDLKDHWESAIQEAVAAFGNGGMYMEKLIEEPRHIEIQVAGDQYGKACHLSERDCSVQRRNQKLTEETPSPFMTDELRERMGEAAVKAAEFIGYEGVGTIEFLVDKHRNFYFMEMNTRIQVEHPITEQVIDYDLIREQILLAAGTPISGINYYPKLHSIECRINAEDPYADFRPSPGKITGLNIPGGHGVRVDTHVYAGYSIPSNYDSMIAKLITTAQTREEAIAKMRRALEEFYIEGVKTTIPFHRQLMDNEDYLAGNYTTKFMEDFVMDRKYENH
- a CDS encoding HAMP domain-containing sensor histidine kinase; its protein translation is MASSKYRGYSLRNRVFFGFLLVCLLSVVASSLVPYFVLRNNSLQQSRIDMQDKTNAVMRYLDYAVSRARIETADLPTVLENKIFEIADINQHDIILYDLKGNYLLSNKDVSLVEQKRVPLHIVNKILATDARVDIKSYDPSVDAALTSSYLLLKNNELEPIAIVYIPLYHNESADLEVLHEYVKYILLVDIFLILFSIWISWVTSNSLAKNITKFSDMITRITLFENEMQPIRYYKNDELNALARAYNRMILQIQDQKERLRFKASEEAWREMAKQVAHEVKNPLTPMKLTIQNFERKFDPEDPNIRERVKQMSKTVVDQIDLIATVASAFSEFAKLPEKNNEVINLNKEVEDILRVFNDDSIFMHTNKNNIMISMDRIYLSRIITNLVTNAKQAQSDERKLIINVDVEQHQRRVMISVQDNGVGIPENMYERIFEPNFTSKSSGMGLGLSMVRKMIEDYKGEIVVKSEVGKGSTFIITLPTNL
- a CDS encoding riboflavin synthase — its product is MFTGIIEAVGVIEKIEENGSNIDFTLTCPFTNELKIDQSLAHNGCCLTVVKIEGDQYVVTAINETLEKTNLGKWEVGSVVNLERCMKMDGRLDGHIVQGHVDKTGEVVSIENKDGSYFITIKYEDNGSFVTVPQGSITVNGISLTVAKSEDAQFSVAIIPYTWEFTNMQHLKAGDKVNLEFDIIGKYIARLINKQHGV
- the accB gene encoding acetyl-CoA carboxylase biotin carboxyl carrier protein, whose translation is MDIKDIQNLIKFVSKAEVSEVKYKTKDFEITIKTPLAGSEVAYAQPAVYHTAPQQVAAAPAPAVTPAAPAQSTEAASDDSKYVTIKSPMIGTFYRKPSPDKEVFVNVGDEVSNGKVVCVIEAMKLFNQIESEVSGKIVKILVDDATPVEYDQPLFLVDPS
- a CDS encoding DUF177 domain-containing protein codes for the protein MDKLRNYDVSFSGLKTGKHEFRFEIDKEFFQLFDTEQDFTNPKITVDVLLDKHSTFLEFEIKVSGTVELVCDITNENFDHPIENQLKVLVKFGEEYDDSEEDVITIPTSDHAFNIAQLIYENVALSIPMKKLSPNVTEEDLAILDKFSPKDIEEEEHESDPRWDALKNLKNKN
- a CDS encoding MAC/perforin domain-containing protein, with protein sequence MKKLLFLSSSVMLMALATSCSATNDDIINQENNESWEHIKLPNNESSKPLGAYNALGYGYNVLGEYASENSVALPIIDIEKFKTEESQRLSEENILSQEYKEDYGEDAAAFSKTISGRVSATEKLKVFGETIPFSSAILNNKKYDAAYIYGSYNLIIKQKRFRLNATPELLSNYLTANFVKDLEEKTPEQIIKDYGTHVAVDVYIGSALNMIFQAKTTNSNRENAARIGVKKYITGNSNDIDVIEAAKNYEKKLYYKTRGGDKTLAMVGIFNLEKITPSINHSNWQSTSTKENSVLVDFGNNGLIAIYDLVRNPVKKAELKSYTDQYLIDHQVTIN